One region of Psychrobacter sp. DAB_AL43B genomic DNA includes:
- the hscA gene encoding Fe-S protein assembly chaperone HscA has translation MSLLQIAEPNQSTRPHQHRFGLGIDLGTTRSLVAVVRSGKAQVLQASTTTDTLLPSVVYYPSTGKPLVGYDALAHLADDPKNTIISAKRFMGRSQADIKFSHPYELSGDKDAMPAFVTAQGEVSPVEVSARILAALEQRAANALPDESIQGAVITVPAYFDEAQRQATKDAAQAAGINVLRLLNEPTAAAVAYGLDQPTGVDSESHYLIYDLGGGTFDVSILKLNDGVFEVLATGGNSALGGDDIDRLLTNWLIKQLHIDPKDVSLHDKSILAQQAKAYKQALTDVEQVDIDIIVNEQSYQGVLRREDLLTIAAPVNSRTLSVCEQVLRDAKLSKTDLDEVILVGGSTRMPAVQQVVTEFFAKQPLCRLNPDEVVALGAAQTAHQLVNGDSDNNLLLLDVTPLSLGLETMGGLVEVLIPRNTPIPVKKRQIFTTYQDGQTGMVIHVVQGERETVDNCRSLGRFELYGIPPMKAGFARIEVTFSIDANGQLTVSAQETTTKTESKIEIVPSYGLSDEQKEQLLIAGFKYAEEDKNARSLIETKVEAEREVLALQSALKEFASLLSPEAQQSLAETMQALEATLNTDDLALIEAKQAQLKPHSDAFAALIMDQSVKASMAGTSAQDW, from the coding sequence ATGTCCTTATTGCAAATTGCTGAACCCAATCAAAGTACTCGACCTCACCAACATCGTTTTGGTTTAGGAATTGACCTTGGTACGACGCGCTCATTGGTCGCTGTAGTGCGTTCAGGTAAGGCGCAAGTTTTGCAAGCAAGCACAACGACTGATACCTTATTGCCTTCCGTGGTTTATTATCCAAGTACAGGCAAGCCACTGGTTGGCTATGACGCCCTCGCTCACTTAGCAGATGATCCAAAAAATACGATCATCTCGGCTAAGCGCTTTATGGGTCGTAGTCAAGCGGATATCAAATTCTCACACCCTTATGAATTAAGTGGTGACAAAGATGCGATGCCAGCGTTTGTTACCGCCCAAGGAGAAGTATCTCCCGTTGAGGTTTCAGCGCGTATTTTAGCAGCGCTTGAACAGCGTGCTGCTAATGCATTGCCTGACGAGAGCATACAAGGTGCTGTTATTACTGTGCCCGCTTATTTTGATGAAGCGCAACGCCAAGCGACTAAAGATGCAGCTCAAGCGGCGGGTATCAATGTACTGCGTCTATTAAATGAGCCTACCGCTGCCGCTGTGGCTTACGGGCTTGACCAGCCTACTGGCGTTGATAGCGAAAGCCATTATCTAATCTATGATTTAGGCGGCGGTACTTTTGATGTGTCTATTTTGAAACTGAATGATGGCGTCTTTGAAGTGTTAGCAACGGGTGGTAATAGTGCGCTCGGTGGCGATGATATTGATCGTCTCTTAACCAATTGGCTCATCAAACAATTACATATCGACCCTAAAGATGTGAGCCTTCATGATAAATCGATACTCGCCCAACAAGCCAAAGCGTATAAGCAAGCATTGACTGACGTTGAGCAAGTTGATATTGACATCATCGTCAATGAACAATCTTATCAAGGTGTCTTGCGCCGTGAAGATTTACTCACTATCGCAGCACCAGTAAATAGCCGCACATTGAGCGTCTGTGAACAAGTATTACGTGACGCTAAACTTTCTAAGACAGACTTAGATGAAGTTATTTTGGTTGGTGGCTCTACACGCATGCCTGCGGTTCAGCAAGTCGTTACGGAGTTTTTTGCCAAGCAGCCACTTTGCCGTCTCAATCCAGATGAAGTGGTTGCCTTAGGCGCAGCACAGACAGCGCATCAATTGGTTAACGGTGATAGCGATAACAATCTATTGCTATTGGATGTAACGCCGCTATCGCTGGGTCTTGAAACCATGGGCGGTCTGGTTGAAGTCCTTATCCCGCGTAATACGCCTATTCCTGTCAAAAAACGCCAAATCTTTACCACTTATCAAGATGGTCAAACGGGCATGGTGATTCATGTGGTGCAGGGCGAGCGTGAGACAGTAGATAACTGCCGCTCACTTGGACGCTTTGAGCTTTATGGTATTCCGCCTATGAAAGCTGGGTTTGCTCGTATTGAAGTGACTTTTAGTATTGACGCTAATGGGCAACTGACAGTGAGTGCACAAGAAACGACGACCAAAACAGAAAGTAAAATTGAGATTGTTCCCTCTTATGGACTGTCTGATGAGCAAAAAGAACAGTTACTGATTGCAGGGTTCAAATACGCTGAAGAAGATAAGAACGCCCGTTCTTTAATCGAAACTAAGGTAGAGGCTGAACGCGAAGTATTGGCGCTCCAATCGGCACTGAAAGAATTTGCTTCATTACTCTCACCTGAAGCACAACAGTCATTAGCGGAAACCATGCAAGCACTAGAAGCAACACTTAATACTGACGATTTGGCACTTATCGAAGCAAAACAAGCACAGCTTAAACCCCATAGTGACGCCTTTGCTGCTCTTATTATGGACCAAAGCGTCAAAGCCAGTATGGCGGGGACTAGTGCACAAGATTGGTAG